A single window of Archangium gephyra DNA harbors:
- a CDS encoding ABC transporter ATP-binding protein yields the protein MSRTIPEPEGGAPAVATHGLTKRYGRETALAGVDLRVPEGAVYALVGANGAGKSTTFKVLMNLERPDAGRAEVLGLDTASHGPRVRAQVGYVPEQHTPAYGWMTCGRLLRHAAAYYPAWEPAYAERLGQALGLEPHRKVSALSKGQARRLQLVLALAHRPALLLLDEPTDGLDPVVRNRTLALLAEHLADSPTTIVVSTHHLHELESLADHVGVLSAGRLVAQLPRHELQRTVRRYRVEVPERWAAPPELQAGALRRTGTGRELQWTLVGEEREVVERLSGTGARVREVTALGLEDAALAFLSEEVSR from the coding sequence ATGAGCCGCACCATCCCCGAGCCGGAAGGTGGCGCGCCCGCGGTCGCCACCCACGGGTTGACCAAGCGCTACGGGCGCGAGACGGCGCTCGCCGGTGTGGACCTGCGCGTGCCGGAGGGCGCGGTGTACGCCCTGGTCGGCGCCAACGGCGCGGGCAAGAGCACCACGTTCAAGGTGCTGATGAACCTGGAGCGTCCGGATGCGGGGCGCGCCGAGGTGCTGGGCCTGGACACCGCGAGCCACGGCCCTCGGGTCCGCGCGCAGGTGGGCTACGTGCCCGAGCAGCACACGCCCGCGTACGGCTGGATGACGTGCGGCCGACTCCTGCGGCATGCGGCCGCCTACTACCCGGCGTGGGAGCCCGCGTACGCGGAGCGCCTGGGCCAGGCACTCGGCCTCGAGCCCCACCGGAAGGTGTCCGCCCTCTCGAAGGGCCAGGCGCGGCGGCTGCAGCTGGTGCTCGCACTGGCCCACCGGCCCGCGCTGCTGCTGCTCGACGAGCCGACGGACGGCCTGGACCCCGTGGTGCGCAACCGCACGCTCGCCCTGCTGGCCGAGCACCTGGCCGACTCGCCCACCACGATCGTCGTCTCCACCCACCACCTGCACGAGCTGGAGAGCCTCGCCGACCACGTGGGTGTGCTGAGCGCCGGGAGGCTCGTCGCGCAGCTGCCGCGCCACGAACTGCAGCGCACCGTGCGCCGCTACCGGGTGGAGGTGCCCGAGCGCTGGGCCGCGCCGCCCGAGCTGCAGGCGGGCGCGCTGCGGCGCACGGGCACCGGGCGCGAGCTGCAGTGGACGCTGGTGGGCGAGGAGCGCGAGGTGGTGGAGCGGCTGTCGGGCACGGGCGCCCGCGTGCGCGAGGTGACGGCCCTGGGCCTCGAGGACGCGGCCCTCGCCTTCCTGTCCGAGGAGGTGTCGCGATGA
- a CDS encoding GntR family transcriptional regulator, with the protein MVVTLDPKDGRPLYLQIVDEVRRALVVGSLRPEDPLPSVRELAAQLVVNPRTVSQAYGELERQGVVYVRRGQGTFVSPDAQPDRKERRALSREVARRALREAWRNGVGMEELVKSIREVAQEEGEPSGEAAGQGEKE; encoded by the coding sequence ATGGTGGTGACCCTGGACCCGAAGGACGGGCGGCCGCTCTATCTGCAGATCGTGGACGAGGTGCGCCGCGCGCTGGTGGTGGGGAGCTTGCGGCCGGAGGACCCGCTGCCGTCGGTGCGGGAGCTGGCCGCGCAGCTGGTGGTGAACCCGCGCACGGTGTCCCAGGCCTATGGGGAGCTGGAGCGCCAGGGCGTCGTCTACGTGCGGCGGGGGCAGGGGACCTTCGTGTCCCCGGACGCGCAGCCCGACCGCAAGGAGCGCCGCGCGCTGTCGCGCGAGGTGGCCCGGCGGGCGCTGCGCGAGGCGTGGCGCAACGGGGTGGGCATGGAGGAGCTGGTGAAGAGCATCCGCGAGGTGGCGCAGGAGGAGGGTGAGCCCTCCGGTGAAGCCGCAGGGCAGGGAGAGAAGGAATGA
- a CDS encoding vanadium-dependent haloperoxidase codes for MAKAHTLSDNFNDNSTDTSKWLAFGTTHEVNQRVELYPDGLSKTASGYVSTAPYDLTGSSFELEVTQTLRPVLGARTFFRAFVTEDVDEVGMLVENGVLHCGQTVAGTRTALASVPYEPARHLWWRLREAAGTLWWETSGDGQGWQVLHSRASPIPLTTVKLSFGAGRDRQFPSLGRAIFDSVNTPDAGLPRRVEERRLSARRVREQAAELAAARPHASHFNNNDEVNYPSRAFVGNFSKGLRHDTLGDPEPVSYGSLLRALESRDPGDFEELLLGGTQKLTNPQAGLAFDLEAPDAQAFTLLPAPRFDSEQAAYEMGELYWMALARDVPFIDYATEAATAGSILQRAIDSLNNEFPSFGGTRSADAQNLFRGIYPGEQVGPYVSQFLLKGNVDPRKPEGQGRDAADGYITYGSQVIDQRQWTVKGFPELGAAADYLTGFNDWLAVQNGRDDRGGDKLDMTRRRFIRNLRDGANFVHFDQVVNAFYNAAFYLLSEPTGDQRLGNPAGTGRPMVDMDFPFNPGNPYDPPGTAGDSRTQAGFTTFGPVHLLQVLIEVAGRAGRAVWWQKWGVHRRLRPEEYGGRVDNALNNRRSYPFSAAIRNSLSGGRLSVYFPSRYGSYLLPQAYPEGAPTHPAYGAGHATIAGACATILKAFFDEKAPVENPMVASADGTVLMPYTGADATQLTVGGELNKLAGNLALFRNAAGVHWRSDYTESLPLGEKVAIGLLQEMSRTFNEDNAFFQLTKFDGTTVRIFDGCVEPVPAS; via the coding sequence ATGGCGAAAGCGCACACACTCAGTGACAACTTCAACGACAACTCGACGGACACGAGCAAGTGGCTCGCTTTCGGAACCACCCACGAGGTCAACCAGCGCGTGGAGCTCTACCCCGACGGGCTCAGCAAGACCGCCTCGGGTTACGTCTCCACCGCCCCGTATGATCTGACGGGCTCGAGCTTCGAGCTCGAGGTCACCCAGACGCTGAGGCCCGTCCTGGGGGCACGGACCTTCTTCCGGGCGTTCGTGACCGAGGATGTCGACGAGGTGGGCATGCTCGTGGAGAACGGGGTGCTTCATTGCGGCCAGACCGTCGCGGGGACGCGCACGGCACTGGCGAGCGTGCCGTATGAGCCCGCGCGTCACCTCTGGTGGCGGCTGCGAGAGGCCGCGGGGACGCTCTGGTGGGAGACCTCGGGGGATGGCCAGGGCTGGCAGGTGCTGCACAGCAGGGCGAGCCCGATTCCGCTCACCACGGTCAAGCTGTCCTTCGGGGCCGGACGGGATCGGCAATTCCCCTCGTTGGGGCGGGCCATCTTCGACTCGGTCAACACCCCGGACGCGGGCCTTCCCCGCCGGGTGGAGGAGCGGCGCCTGTCGGCACGGCGCGTGCGCGAGCAGGCCGCGGAGCTCGCCGCCGCGCGTCCGCACGCCTCGCACTTCAACAACAACGACGAGGTCAACTACCCGAGCCGTGCCTTCGTCGGCAACTTCTCCAAGGGCCTGCGCCACGACACCCTGGGTGACCCGGAGCCCGTCTCCTACGGCTCGCTGCTGCGCGCCCTGGAGAGCCGCGACCCCGGTGATTTCGAGGAGCTCCTCCTGGGGGGCACCCAGAAGCTGACCAATCCGCAGGCGGGGCTCGCCTTCGACCTGGAGGCCCCGGACGCCCAGGCGTTCACCCTGCTCCCCGCGCCGCGCTTCGACAGCGAGCAGGCGGCCTATGAGATGGGGGAGCTGTACTGGATGGCCCTGGCCCGCGACGTGCCCTTCATCGACTACGCCACCGAGGCCGCCACCGCTGGCAGCATCCTCCAGCGCGCCATCGACTCACTCAACAACGAGTTCCCCAGCTTCGGTGGGACACGGAGTGCCGATGCGCAGAACCTCTTCCGTGGCATCTACCCCGGCGAGCAGGTGGGCCCCTACGTCTCGCAGTTCCTGCTCAAGGGCAACGTGGACCCGCGCAAGCCGGAGGGCCAGGGGCGCGACGCCGCCGATGGCTACATCACCTACGGCTCGCAGGTGATCGACCAGCGGCAGTGGACGGTGAAGGGCTTCCCGGAGCTGGGCGCCGCCGCCGACTACCTCACCGGCTTCAATGACTGGCTGGCGGTGCAGAATGGCCGGGATGACCGGGGCGGGGACAAGCTCGACATGACGCGGCGCCGCTTCATCCGCAACCTGCGGGACGGGGCCAACTTCGTTCACTTCGACCAGGTGGTGAACGCCTTCTACAACGCGGCCTTCTACCTGCTGTCCGAGCCCACGGGAGACCAGCGCCTGGGCAACCCGGCGGGTACGGGCCGGCCCATGGTGGACATGGACTTCCCCTTCAACCCGGGCAACCCGTACGACCCGCCCGGCACGGCGGGGGACTCGCGCACCCAGGCGGGCTTCACCACCTTCGGCCCGGTCCACCTGCTGCAGGTGCTCATCGAGGTGGCGGGACGGGCGGGGCGCGCCGTGTGGTGGCAGAAGTGGGGCGTGCACCGCCGCTTGCGTCCCGAGGAGTACGGCGGGCGCGTGGACAATGCGCTCAACAACCGGCGCTCCTACCCGTTCAGCGCCGCCATCAGGAACTCGCTCTCGGGTGGAAGGCTCTCCGTGTATTTCCCGTCGCGCTACGGCTCGTACCTGCTGCCCCAGGCCTACCCGGAGGGAGCGCCCACGCACCCGGCCTACGGCGCGGGCCACGCCACCATCGCCGGTGCGTGCGCCACCATCCTCAAGGCCTTCTTCGATGAGAAGGCCCCCGTGGAGAACCCCATGGTGGCCAGCGCGGATGGCACCGTGCTCATGCCGTACACGGGTGCGGACGCCACGCAACTGACGGTGGGGGGAGAGCTCAACAAGCTGGCGGGCAACCTCGCCCTCTTCCGCAACGCGGCGGGCGTGCACTGGCGCAGCGACTACACCGAGTCTCTGCCGCTGGGCGAGAAGGTCGCCATCGGGCTATTGCAGGAGATGAGCCGCACCTTCAACGAGGACAACGCCTTCTTCCAGCTCACGAAGTTCGATGGCACCACCGTCCGCATCTTCGACGGCTGCGTGGAGCCCGTGCCGGCCTCATGA
- a CDS encoding Imm49 family immunity protein: protein MANQELLNDSLLSINTTIRTFLKEDITRPYSACKKLGGSIWCLVNMYRGRAIIRFLLEADVDGFFEDLHREALTYHTLLKAYHQGFDVESELVNAETEGPLLCAMAAGNFDLAREIDALMPRQQDDPEGQEFFTYTNMLRALAAGTEQAISTAFQEFQRTCSGKFRFDEKIAILEGLAQRDAEAFNESLSKYLESFEQLSPEEQEEMDPGAEDIDILALALVQVARRRSVPLTLEHRMLPPELLEPRVRMPKDGYPAWP from the coding sequence ATGGCGAATCAAGAGCTGCTCAACGACTCGCTGCTGAGCATCAACACTACCATTCGCACCTTCCTCAAAGAGGACATCACCCGGCCCTACTCGGCCTGCAAGAAGCTCGGTGGCTCCATCTGGTGCCTGGTGAACATGTACCGCGGCCGCGCCATCATCCGCTTCCTTTTGGAAGCGGATGTGGATGGCTTCTTTGAGGATCTCCACCGGGAGGCGCTGACGTACCACACCCTCCTCAAGGCCTATCATCAGGGATTCGACGTGGAGAGCGAGCTCGTCAATGCCGAAACGGAAGGCCCACTGCTGTGTGCCATGGCAGCAGGCAATTTCGATCTCGCTCGCGAGATCGATGCACTCATGCCCAGGCAACAGGACGACCCTGAAGGACAGGAGTTCTTTACCTATACGAACATGCTGCGAGCACTGGCCGCTGGTACCGAGCAGGCCATTTCCACTGCATTCCAGGAGTTCCAACGCACGTGCTCGGGCAAGTTCCGATTCGATGAGAAAATTGCCATCCTCGAAGGATTGGCTCAGAGGGACGCGGAGGCGTTCAACGAATCCCTGAGCAAGTATCTGGAATCGTTCGAGCAGCTCTCGCCAGAGGAGCAGGAAGAGATGGACCCAGGGGCTGAGGACATCGACATCCTGGCCCTGGCACTGGTGCAGGTGGCTCGGCGCCGCAGCGTGCCGCTCACGCTGGAGCACCGGATGCTGCCGCCGGAGTTGCTCGAACCACGCGTACGCATGCCGAAGGATGGCTACCCGGCCTGGCCGTGA
- a CDS encoding DUF4150 domain-containing protein, producing MSTKTGVNKLTVVHKGSSGTSIAFPDVCLTPGPPSPVPVPYPNIAKSSDTDKGTKSVICDGNPVCVKDSNFKMSTGDEAGTNKGVASGKIQGKAEFINYSFDVKFEGKNVARAFDMMLHNDKNTPPAPVLQPPLVAMGQSSNLDPEEINLTVEWKDGN from the coding sequence ATGAGCACCAAGACAGGTGTCAACAAACTGACTGTCGTTCACAAGGGTTCCTCGGGCACCAGCATCGCCTTCCCCGATGTGTGTCTGACGCCGGGCCCTCCTTCCCCCGTACCGGTACCCTATCCCAACATCGCGAAGTCCTCCGACACGGACAAGGGCACCAAGAGCGTGATTTGTGATGGCAACCCAGTATGCGTCAAGGACTCGAACTTCAAGATGAGCACTGGAGACGAGGCGGGCACGAACAAAGGCGTCGCCTCCGGAAAGATCCAGGGCAAGGCAGAGTTCATCAACTACTCGTTCGACGTCAAATTCGAAGGGAAGAACGTGGCTCGCGCCTTCGACATGATGCTGCACAACGACAAGAACACTCCACCCGCCCCCGTGCTGCAGCCTCCGCTGGTTGCCATGGGCCAGAGCTCGAACCTGGATCCGGAGGAGATCAACCTCACTGTGGAGTGGAAGGATGGCAATTAA
- a CDS encoding beta-ketoacyl synthase N-terminal-like domain-containing protein: MTGGPQGGAVSVTGIGMVTSVGFGAYPACAAIRAGIVRMSELDKSQRIAGRPSWKPPIIGSPLKGLTDGYFGLGRWTRMTVDGLRDLMVNARLGGQEFEQLGIYLGLPSGGRGISQERRQQLAARIAQWLQLPDLQSRIRIYSEGHASALKALQDAVTQLQQGRFTQAVIGGVDSLVEPERLTQLWTEGRLKTDENAVGLIPGEAAAFFLVESPVQARRRKAEVLAWLEAPSVAHEPVSPASGQPCNGLGLGRAISTTLAGLTDRGAHTGLILSDLNGELYRAEEFSKMVPRALQHLQQPWRLWHPADCIGDTGAASSAIAVCVGARALARGYAGTDNVLVCASSDEGLRGSVYLRSARKEGARP; the protein is encoded by the coding sequence ATGACGGGAGGGCCGCAGGGCGGAGCCGTGTCCGTGACGGGCATCGGAATGGTGACCTCGGTGGGCTTTGGAGCCTACCCGGCATGCGCGGCCATCCGAGCCGGCATCGTCCGGATGAGCGAACTCGACAAGTCCCAGAGGATTGCTGGCCGTCCCTCCTGGAAGCCCCCCATCATCGGCAGTCCGCTGAAGGGGCTCACGGATGGATATTTCGGGCTGGGACGGTGGACCCGGATGACCGTGGATGGGTTGCGGGACCTGATGGTCAACGCAAGGCTGGGCGGTCAGGAATTCGAGCAGCTCGGCATCTACCTGGGGCTTCCTTCCGGGGGGCGGGGCATTTCACAGGAGCGCCGCCAGCAACTCGCCGCGCGTATCGCCCAGTGGCTCCAGTTGCCCGACCTGCAGAGCCGCATCCGCATCTACTCCGAGGGGCATGCGTCCGCCCTCAAGGCCCTCCAGGACGCGGTCACGCAGCTGCAACAGGGCAGATTCACGCAAGCGGTGATCGGAGGTGTCGACTCCCTGGTGGAGCCAGAGAGGCTGACCCAGCTCTGGACCGAGGGGCGGCTCAAGACGGACGAAAATGCAGTGGGCCTGATTCCCGGGGAGGCGGCGGCCTTCTTCCTGGTGGAATCACCGGTTCAAGCCCGGCGAAGGAAGGCCGAGGTGCTCGCCTGGCTGGAGGCGCCCAGCGTCGCCCATGAGCCTGTCTCTCCAGCCTCGGGGCAGCCCTGTAATGGACTGGGCCTTGGGCGGGCCATTTCCACGACCCTCGCGGGATTGACGGACCGTGGCGCCCACACGGGGCTCATCCTCAGTGACCTGAATGGTGAACTCTACCGCGCGGAGGAGTTCTCCAAGATGGTGCCACGCGCGCTGCAGCACCTCCAGCAACCCTGGCGCCTGTGGCACCCCGCGGACTGCATCGGGGACACGGGCGCGGCCTCCTCTGCCATCGCCGTATGCGTCGGTGCACGAGCCCTTGCCCGAGGCTACGCAGGCACAGACAATGTCCTCGTCTGTGCATCTTCGGATGAGGGACTCAGGGGCTCGGTCTACCTTCGCAGTGCTAGAAAGGAGGGTGCTCGCCCATGA
- a CDS encoding DUF2169 family type VI secretion system accessory protein, whose amino-acid sequence MPQPIADLVRKGFVNLTPFAADMFLLQDEHGADVLTLVVKATFVLQAKGALEPLQPPPPVSAEPVFHGAPGASSLKYETEAVFTKEATDVVLLGHAHAPKGRATEVEVSLRLGPLHKRVLVLGNRVWSRVLGSTTMNAPLPFERIPLTYERAFGGWDRSNPEKPEAELRNPVGTGFIARPSQATYDGLLLPNLEDPQHRIRYPSDRPPPAGFGFIASHWQPRLRLAGSYDQAWKEERFPLVPKDFDRRHLNAAPVDQQIPGFLSGGEPVELLNASARGPLRFQLPTHRFEGVVMLHSGRRHALPMPLDTVVIDTDEDRLVMVWRGSLPIHRRMHAVVWTKVQAPGGGQRP is encoded by the coding sequence ATGCCCCAGCCAATAGCGGACCTGGTGCGCAAAGGATTCGTCAATCTGACGCCCTTCGCCGCCGACATGTTCCTGTTGCAGGACGAGCACGGCGCAGACGTGCTGACGCTGGTCGTCAAAGCAACGTTCGTTCTCCAGGCCAAAGGAGCCCTAGAGCCGCTCCAGCCTCCGCCTCCCGTCAGCGCGGAGCCTGTCTTCCATGGCGCGCCGGGCGCATCCAGCCTGAAATACGAGACTGAAGCGGTCTTCACCAAGGAGGCAACAGACGTCGTGCTGCTGGGCCACGCCCATGCGCCCAAAGGTCGAGCGACCGAGGTCGAGGTCTCGCTGCGGCTCGGACCCCTCCACAAACGGGTGCTGGTCCTGGGGAACCGGGTGTGGTCCCGAGTCCTGGGTTCCACGACCATGAATGCCCCACTCCCCTTCGAGCGGATCCCCCTGACGTACGAGCGGGCCTTTGGGGGGTGGGACCGCAGCAATCCAGAGAAGCCTGAGGCGGAGTTGCGCAACCCCGTGGGCACTGGATTCATTGCTCGCCCCTCCCAGGCAACCTACGACGGCCTGCTGCTGCCCAACCTGGAGGACCCGCAGCACCGGATTCGCTACCCTTCCGACAGGCCGCCTCCAGCGGGCTTCGGTTTCATCGCATCCCACTGGCAGCCCAGGCTCCGGCTGGCTGGCAGTTACGATCAGGCCTGGAAAGAGGAGCGCTTCCCCCTCGTGCCAAAGGACTTCGATCGCCGCCACCTCAACGCCGCCCCTGTCGATCAGCAGATACCGGGCTTCCTCTCAGGTGGCGAACCCGTCGAGCTCCTCAACGCATCCGCCAGAGGCCCGCTCCGGTTCCAGTTGCCCACCCACCGCTTCGAGGGAGTCGTCATGCTGCATTCCGGTCGCCGACACGCACTCCCCATGCCGCTGGACACGGTGGTCATTGACACGGACGAGGATCGCTTGGTGATGGTGTGGCGCGGCTCCCTGCCCATCCACAGACGGATGCACGCGGTGGTCTGGACCAAGGTCCAGGCGCCCGGCGGAGGTCAGCGCCCATGA
- a CDS encoding kelch repeat-containing protein: MKTIARLVLTLASVLLWWACDEVPRGREGASEREWSRPHALQAVAAGGQWSTTGSMTTARSAHTATLLPSGKVLVSGGTSSASAELYDPLTGKWSTTGGMTTARSNHTATLLPSGQVLVSGGTGSSGALASAELYDPLTGKWSTTGNLATARSNHTATLLTSGQVLVSGGGGSSAELYDPLTGKWSPTGGMATARSKHTATLLPSGQVLVSGGSSSSGDSSASLASAELYEPLTGAWSPLEAMTTARSVHTATLLPSGQVLVTGGSNSSGTLASTELYDPGTGKWSVTGNLATARFSHMATLLPSGQVLVSAGNNLGSLLGSAEVYDPDTGEWSSAGGMATARSWPTATLLPSGQVLVTGGLGSFSAIAQAVVYDPGPGTWSTTGTMDTALVAHAATLLPSGQVLVSGGRSFSSGSPFTRALVYDPGTEKWNPTGDMASARSGHTVTLLPSGKVLVTGGLDASGPLASAEVYDPLTGKWSPTSGMASARSGHTVTLLPSGKVLVTGGLDASGPLASAEVYDPATGTWSFTGGLTTARYSHTATLLTSGKVLVASGYGGGPLASAEVYDPATGTWSFTGDLATARYSHTATLLPSGKVLVTGGVGVNSSTGRMEMRGSAEVYDPGSGAWSAAGTLATARCRHEATLLTSGKVLVTGGYTNPGLYLYTATAEVYDPLTGTWSPTGDLSISRPEHTATLLPSGQVLVTGDWRSGYIFASVEVYEDPAVRPEGRPLIDPSAGLHPGEDFLIKGRHLRGRSEASSGDSRNSATNLPLIRLFPVEGGAPSRAVPMDRLSDTEVSVRTPRVPSGYYILSVMTNAIHGGRLVHVDGSLSAPELDSPGAFVNTRKPAIGGTATPGATVRVWLDGSPVGTAPADARGQWSFTPDTVLAEGLHQAWARATDEVGNVSPDSAKRDFEVDTLPPGAPVMNNLEDFINDPMPVFAGRAEPGSTVTVWLDHDGTEMVAGTAVAEARGDWSLLPSTALREGLHRARATATDKAGNVSPDSGSHFFTVDTQAPAAPVVTAPDKPFINTTRPVMGGAAEAGSTVTVGWGEDVVETAVADAAGTWTLTPGTALREGLHRVWAKATDPAGNVSPVSAEYSFTVDTQPPEAPVVTAPGDRADTQTPIIAGTVEPGMTVKVWLDDDAANAGPVFVSEVGSWRFTPSTALEFGYHSVSAIAVDAAGNASAPSQHRFVIQRSHYGWSCTTTPTAPATWALLALLWSLGRRRPRSPARNGG, encoded by the coding sequence ATGAAAACCATAGCGAGGCTGGTGCTGACCCTGGCCTCGGTGCTGCTGTGGTGGGCGTGCGACGAGGTGCCGCGGGGCAGGGAGGGGGCGTCGGAGCGGGAGTGGAGCAGGCCCCATGCCCTCCAGGCCGTGGCCGCCGGTGGGCAGTGGAGCACCACGGGCAGCATGACCACGGCCCGCTCCGCCCACACGGCGACGCTGTTGCCCTCCGGCAAGGTGCTGGTCTCCGGAGGCACGAGCTCGGCCAGCGCGGAGCTGTACGATCCGCTCACGGGGAAGTGGAGCACCACGGGCGGCATGACCACGGCCCGCTCCAACCACACGGCGACGCTGTTGCCCTCCGGCCAGGTGCTGGTCTCCGGAGGCACTGGCTCGAGCGGCGCCCTCGCCAGCGCGGAGCTGTACGACCCGCTCACGGGGAAGTGGAGCACCACGGGCAACCTGGCCACGGCCCGCTCCAACCACACGGCGACGTTGTTGACCTCCGGCCAGGTGCTGGTCTCCGGAGGCGGTGGCTCGAGCGCGGAGCTGTACGACCCGCTCACGGGGAAGTGGAGCCCCACGGGCGGCATGGCCACGGCTCGTTCCAAACACACGGCGACGTTGTTGCCCTCCGGCCAGGTGCTGGTCTCCGGAGGCAGTAGCTCGAGCGGAGACAGTAGCGCGAGCCTCGCCAGCGCGGAGCTGTACGAGCCGCTCACGGGGGCGTGGAGCCCCCTGGAGGCCATGACCACGGCCCGCTCCGTCCATACGGCGACGCTGTTGCCCTCGGGCCAGGTGCTGGTCACCGGAGGCAGCAATTCGAGCGGCACCCTCGCCAGCACGGAGCTGTACGACCCGGGCACGGGGAAGTGGAGCGTCACGGGCAACCTGGCCACGGCCCGCTTCAGCCACATGGCGACGCTGCTGCCCTCGGGCCAGGTGCTGGTCTCGGCGGGTAACAACCTGGGGAGCCTCCTCGGCAGTGCGGAGGTCTACGACCCGGACACGGGGGAATGGAGCTCCGCGGGCGGCATGGCCACGGCCCGCTCGTGGCCCACGGCCACGCTGTTGCCCTCCGGTCAGGTGCTGGTCACCGGAGGCTTGGGCTCGTTCTCCGCCATTGCCCAGGCGGTGGTGTACGACCCGGGCCCGGGGACGTGGAGCACCACGGGCACGATGGACACGGCCCTCGTTGCCCATGCGGCGACGCTGTTGCCCTCCGGCCAGGTGCTGGTCTCCGGAGGCAGGAGTTTCTCGTCGGGCAGCCCCTTCACCCGTGCGCTGGTCTACGACCCGGGTACGGAGAAGTGGAACCCCACGGGAGACATGGCCTCGGCCCGCTCCGGCCACACGGTGACGCTGTTGCCCTCCGGCAAGGTGCTCGTCACCGGCGGCCTCGACGCGAGCGGCCCCCTCGCCAGCGCGGAGGTGTATGACCCGCTCACGGGGAAGTGGAGCCCCACGAGCGGCATGGCCTCGGCCCGCTCCGGCCACACGGTGACGCTGTTGCCCTCCGGCAAGGTGCTCGTCACCGGCGGCCTTGACGCGAGCGGCCCCCTCGCCAGCGCGGAGGTGTACGACCCGGCCACGGGGACGTGGAGCTTCACGGGCGGCCTGACCACGGCCCGCTACAGCCACACGGCGACGCTGTTGACCTCCGGCAAGGTGCTGGTGGCCAGCGGATATGGTGGCGGCCCCCTCGCCAGCGCGGAGGTGTACGACCCGGCCACGGGGACGTGGAGCTTCACGGGCGACCTGGCCACGGCCCGCTACAGCCACACGGCGACGCTGTTGCCCTCCGGCAAGGTGCTGGTCACCGGCGGCGTGGGCGTCAACAGCAGCACGGGCCGTATGGAGATGCGCGGCAGTGCGGAGGTGTACGATCCGGGCTCGGGGGCGTGGAGCGCCGCGGGGACCCTGGCCACGGCCCGCTGCCGCCATGAGGCGACGCTGTTGACCTCCGGCAAGGTGCTGGTCACCGGCGGCTACACCAACCCCGGACTCTACCTGTACACCGCCACCGCGGAGGTGTACGACCCGCTCACGGGGACGTGGAGCCCCACGGGCGACCTGAGCATCAGCCGCCCGGAGCACACGGCGACGCTGTTGCCCTCCGGCCAGGTGCTGGTCACCGGGGACTGGAGATCGGGCTACATCTTCGCCAGTGTGGAGGTATACGAAGACCCGGCCGTTCGCCCTGAAGGGCGTCCCCTCATCGACCCCTCCGCCGGGCTCCATCCGGGTGAGGACTTCCTCATCAAGGGGCGCCACTTGCGAGGCCGCTCGGAGGCAAGCAGCGGCGACTCGCGGAACTCCGCCACGAATCTTCCCCTGATCCGCCTGTTCCCGGTGGAGGGAGGCGCACCGAGCCGTGCGGTGCCCATGGACAGGCTCTCCGACACGGAAGTGTCGGTACGGACGCCCAGGGTGCCGAGCGGCTATTACATCCTTTCCGTGATGACCAACGCCATCCATGGGGGGCGGCTGGTGCACGTGGATGGTTCCCTGTCCGCGCCTGAGCTCGACTCGCCAGGAGCGTTCGTCAATACCCGGAAGCCAGCCATCGGAGGCACGGCGACACCCGGCGCCACGGTGCGGGTGTGGCTGGATGGGTCGCCGGTGGGGACAGCGCCCGCCGACGCACGGGGACAATGGAGCTTCACCCCGGACACCGTGCTGGCGGAGGGACTCCACCAGGCCTGGGCCCGAGCCACGGATGAGGTGGGCAATGTCAGCCCCGACTCCGCGAAGCGCGACTTCGAGGTGGATACCCTGCCACCAGGGGCTCCCGTGATGAACAACCTGGAGGACTTCATCAATGACCCCATGCCCGTCTTCGCGGGTAGGGCGGAGCCCGGGAGCACGGTGACGGTATGGCTGGACCACGATGGGACGGAGATGGTGGCCGGGACAGCCGTGGCGGAGGCCAGGGGAGACTGGAGCCTTCTCCCCTCCACGGCGCTTCGCGAGGGACTCCACCGGGCCCGGGCCACGGCCACGGACAAGGCAGGCAACGTCAGCCCCGACTCCGGGAGCCACTTCTTCACGGTGGACACCCAAGCGCCAGCGGCCCCCGTGGTGACGGCCCCCGACAAGCCCTTCATCAACACGACCAGGCCCGTCATGGGCGGCGCGGCGGAGGCGGGCAGCACGGTGACGGTGGGGTGGGGTGAAGACGTGGTGGAAACGGCCGTGGCGGACGCGGCGGGGACCTGGACACTCACCCCGGGCACGGCGCTTCGTGAGGGACTCCACCGGGTATGGGCCAAGGCGACGGACCCGGCGGGCAATGTCAGCCCTGTCTCCGCGGAATACAGCTTCACGGTGGACACCCAACCGCCGGAAGCGCCCGTGGTGACCGCGCCCGGGGACCGCGCCGACACCCAGACGCCCATCATCGCCGGCACCGTGGAACCCGGTATGACGGTGAAGGTGTGGCTGGATGACGATGCGGCGAATGCCGGGCCGGTCTTCGTGAGCGAGGTGGGAAGCTGGCGCTTCACCCCATCCACCGCGCTGGAGTTCGGCTACCACTCCGTCTCCGCCATCGCCGTGGATGCCGCGGGTAATGCCAGCGCTCCCTCCCAGCACCGGTTCGTCATCCAGAGGAGTCATTATGGCTGGAGTTGCACCACCACCCCCACCGCCCCGGCCACCTGGGCCTTGCTGGCACTGCTCTGGTCGCTCGGCAGGCGCCGGCCCAGGTCTCCGGCGCGGAACGGCGGGTAA